The following coding sequences lie in one Phyllopteryx taeniolatus isolate TA_2022b chromosome 4, UOR_Ptae_1.2, whole genome shotgun sequence genomic window:
- the LOC133476668 gene encoding lipopolysaccharide-induced tumor necrosis factor-alpha factor homolog — protein sequence MESFVHRDEPFPTLPVYYSPDDKPGPQVKIYHVHSPLRRAPSPLPPPDSCSFTFHPGGVCPPTKSPPQVCAPPVLTPIPKFVSHESDLYRSPALTSCPTCRVQVTTRVHYRAGTYAWVMCVLFVLCGLVLGCCLIPFFVEHFKDAHHSCPQCHRLLHVHRRTCYQY from the exons ATGGAGTCCTTTGTCCACCGGGACGAGCCCTTCCCCACTCTTCCAGTTTACTACTCACCag aTGACAAACCAGGGCCCCAGGTGAAGATCTATCACGTTCACTCACCCCTTAGACgggctccttctcctcttcctcctccagatTCTTGTTCCTTTACCTTTCATCCTGGAGGGGTGTGCCCCCCCACTAAGTCCCCACCGCAAG TGTGTGCGCCCCCCGTGTTGACCCCCATCCCAAAGTTTGTGAGTCACGAGAGCGACTTGTACCGTTCCCCTGCTCTGACGTCATGTCCCACCTGCCGGGTCCAGGTGACCACGAGGGTGCACTACCGAGCTGGAACGTACGCGTGGGTCATGTGTGTGCTCTTTGTGCTGTGTGG GTTGGTGCTGGGTTGCTGTCTGATTCCGTTCTTCGTCGAACATTTCAAAGACGCTCATCATAGTTGTCCGCAGTGCCATCGCCTTCTGCACGTGCATCGCAGGACCTGCTATCAGTATTGA
- the LOC133476672 gene encoding actin-related protein 2/3 complex subunit 1A isoform X2 has translation MSLHQFFLEPITCHAWNRDRTQIAISPNNHEVHIYKKNGNQWVKTDELKEHNGHITGIDWAPRSDRIVTCGADRNAYVWSQKEGVWKPTLVILRINRAATFVKWSPLENKFAVGSGARLISVCYFESENDWWVSKHIKKPIRSTILSLDWHPNNVLLAAGSCDFKCRVFSAYIKEVEEKPGPTPWGSKMPFGAVLAEFGGAGGGGWVHSVSFSASGNRLSWVSHDSTVTVVDSSKTACPLQLKTEFLPLLSVCFVTENSLVAAGHDCCPMLFRCDDAGVLTFVSKLDLPKQSIQRNISAMERFRNMDKRATTEDRNTTLDTLHQNSITQSPPPARSPFRRKTAALLF, from the exons ATGTCCCTTCACCAGTTTTTCCTGGAGCCCATCACCTGCCACGCGTGGAACCGCGACAGGACAC AGATTGCCATCAGCCCCAACAACCATGAAGTTCATATTTATAAGAAGAATGGAAACCAGTGGGTCAAGACTGACGAGCTGAAGGAGCACAATGGACACATTACAG GAATCGACTGGGCCCCCAGGAGCGACCGCATTGTGACTTGCGGCGCTGACCGCAATGCGTACGTGTGGTCCCAAAAGGAGGGTGTGTGGAAGCCCACGCTGGTGATTCTCAGAATCAACAGAGCCGCCACCTTTGTTAAGTGGTCCCCGCTGGAGAACAAGTTTGCGGTGGGCAGCGGCGCGCGGCTCATCTCAGTCTGCTACTTTGAGTCGGAGAATGACTG GTGGGTGAGCAAGCACATAAAGAAGCCCATCCGCTCCACAATCCTCAGTCTGGACTGGCACCCCAATAACGTGTTGCTGGCTGCTGGGTCCTGTGATTTCAAGTGCAG GGTGTTCTCAGCCTACATtaaggaggtggaggagaagCCAGGCCCGACGCCTTGGGGCAGCAAAATGCCTTTCGGGGCTGTGCTAGCAGAGTTCGGAGGAGCAG GAGGAGGAGGTTGGGTCCACTCTGTGTCTTTCTCGGCCTCGGGGAACCGCCTGTCGTGGGTCAGCCACGACAGCACAGTTACTGTCGTGGACAGCTCCAAGACTGCCTG tcCTTTGCAGCTGAAGACAGAGTTCCTGCCTCTCCTCAGCGTCTGCTTTGTGACCGAGAACAGCCTAGTAGCTGCG GGCCACGACTGCTGCCCCATGCTGTTTCGCTGCGACGACGCTGGCGTTCTGACCTTCGTATCCAAGCTGGACCTGCCCAAGCAGAGCATCCAGAGGAACATCTCGGCCATGGAGCGCTTCCGCAACATGGACAAGAGGGCAACCACTGAGGACCGCAACACCACGCTGGACACCCTGCACCAGAACAGCATCAC TCAGTCTCCTCCACCTGCACGTTCTCCTTTCCGAAGAAAGACCGCCGCCTTGTTATTTTGA